In Streptomyces hawaiiensis, one genomic interval encodes:
- a CDS encoding MFS transporter, producing the protein MPLALLALAVGAFGIGTTEFVMMGLLPDVADDLNISIPSAGHLVSAYALGVVIGAPLLAALTAKMSRRTVLIGLMGLFVVGNALSALAPDNGWLLAARFLSGLPHGAFFGVGAVVATSMVAPERKARSVSLMFLGLTVANVAGVPVATLMGQNLGWRATFLGVSAIGLVAIAALAFLIPQDHEHTTARGLRGELAALRSVPVWLSLGTTVAGFGALFSAYSYITPMLTDAAGYADASVTLLLALFGVGATAGNLLGGRLADHSLRGTLFGGLASLVAVLALFPLLMRTELTAAVAVILLGMAAFATGSPLQLMVMEKASSAPSLASSANQAAFNLANAGGAWIGGLALAAGFGVTSPALAGVALAVLGLAVASLAYTVDRRRAPVPGRERIVASHVPQEAEAVRH; encoded by the coding sequence ATGCCCCTGGCCCTGCTCGCCCTCGCCGTGGGCGCCTTCGGCATCGGTACGACCGAGTTCGTGATGATGGGGCTGCTGCCCGATGTCGCGGACGATCTGAACATCTCGATACCCAGCGCCGGCCATCTGGTGTCGGCGTACGCGCTGGGCGTGGTCATCGGTGCCCCGCTGCTGGCCGCGCTCACCGCGAAGATGTCCCGGCGCACGGTCCTGATCGGCCTGATGGGGCTGTTCGTCGTGGGCAACGCCCTGTCGGCCCTCGCGCCCGACAACGGCTGGCTGCTGGCCGCCCGCTTCCTGAGCGGTCTGCCGCACGGCGCCTTCTTCGGCGTGGGCGCCGTCGTCGCGACGAGCATGGTCGCCCCCGAGCGCAAGGCGCGCTCGGTCTCGCTGATGTTCCTCGGCCTGACGGTCGCGAACGTCGCGGGCGTGCCGGTCGCGACCCTGATGGGCCAGAACCTCGGCTGGAGGGCGACCTTCCTCGGCGTCAGCGCCATCGGCCTGGTGGCGATCGCCGCGCTCGCGTTCCTCATCCCGCAGGACCACGAGCACACCACCGCCCGGGGCCTGCGCGGCGAACTCGCCGCCCTGCGCTCCGTGCCGGTCTGGCTGTCGCTCGGCACGACCGTCGCGGGCTTCGGTGCCCTGTTCTCGGCCTACAGCTACATCACGCCGATGCTCACGGACGCCGCCGGCTACGCCGACGCCAGCGTCACCCTGCTGCTGGCGCTGTTCGGCGTCGGCGCGACCGCCGGCAACCTGCTGGGCGGCCGCCTGGCCGACCACTCCCTGCGCGGCACGCTGTTCGGCGGCCTCGCCTCCCTGGTGGCGGTCCTGGCACTGTTCCCGCTGCTGATGCGCACGGAGCTCACGGCCGCCGTGGCCGTGATCCTGCTCGGCATGGCCGCCTTCGCCACCGGCTCCCCGCTCCAGCTGATGGTCATGGAGAAGGCCTCCTCGGCCCCGTCCCTGGCCTCCTCGGCCAACCAGGCCGCCTTCAACCTGGCCAACGCCGGCGGCGCCTGGATCGGCGGCCTCGCCCTGGCCGCGGGCTTCGGCGTCACCTCCCCGGCCCTGGCCGGTGTGGCCCTGGCCGTCCTCGGCCTGGCCGTGGCGTCGCTGGCCTACACGGTGGACCGGCGCCGGGCTCCGGTGCCGGGGCGCGAGCGGATCGTGGCGAGCCATGTCCCGCAGGAGGCGGAAGCGGTGCGTCACTGA
- a CDS encoding endonuclease/exonuclease/phosphatase family protein, with protein sequence MAQQAYMTETDNGGSGPEHQRTRLRRLFDRLAGSWRGDPQIWRRGLVVAACAVLLALVMVLHSRIPNTIGNLGSLIETFLPWLGLLVPVLLVLALVRRSATALIALVLPSVVWLNLFGGQVSDKTATGGDLTVVTHNVNADNPDPAGTARDVAASGADVLALEELTPAEVPTYEKALASTYRYHSVQGTVGVWSKYPLSGVRDVDLDMGWTRAMRATVTAPSGQIAVYVAHLPSVRVKMEAGFTARQRDRSADYLGEAIAHEPLKNVVLLGDLNGTMNDRALNAVTSQMRSTQGAAGNGFGFSWPASFPMARIDQIMVRGLKPESSWTLPQTGSDHLPVAARVRVTTSGS encoded by the coding sequence ATGGCGCAGCAGGCGTACATGACGGAGACGGACAACGGCGGCTCGGGGCCCGAGCACCAGAGAACCCGGCTTCGGCGCCTGTTCGACCGGCTGGCGGGCTCCTGGCGGGGCGATCCGCAGATCTGGCGGCGCGGACTGGTCGTCGCCGCGTGCGCGGTGCTGCTGGCCCTGGTGATGGTGCTGCACTCGCGCATCCCGAACACGATCGGCAACCTGGGCAGCCTCATCGAGACGTTCCTGCCCTGGCTGGGGCTCCTCGTCCCGGTGCTGCTCGTCCTCGCCCTGGTCCGCAGGTCCGCGACCGCGCTGATCGCGCTGGTGCTGCCGTCCGTGGTCTGGCTGAACCTCTTCGGCGGCCAGGTCAGCGACAAGACCGCGACCGGCGGCGACCTCACGGTGGTCACGCACAACGTCAACGCCGACAACCCGGACCCGGCCGGCACCGCCCGTGACGTGGCCGCCTCCGGCGCGGACGTGCTGGCCCTGGAGGAGCTGACGCCGGCCGAGGTCCCGACGTACGAGAAGGCGCTGGCGTCGACGTACCGCTACCACTCGGTGCAGGGCACGGTCGGTGTGTGGAGCAAGTACCCGCTGAGCGGCGTGCGGGACGTCGACCTCGACATGGGCTGGACGCGCGCGATGCGTGCCACCGTGACCGCACCGTCCGGGCAGATCGCGGTCTACGTCGCCCATCTGCCGTCCGTGCGCGTGAAGATGGAGGCCGGCTTCACGGCTCGGCAGCGCGACCGGAGCGCCGACTACCTCGGCGAGGCCATCGCCCACGAACCGCTGAAGAACGTCGTCCTGCTCGGCGACCTGAACGGCACGATGAACGACCGCGCGCTCAACGCCGTCACCTCCCAGATGCGCTCCACGCAGGGCGCGGCCGGCAACGGCTTCGGCTTCAGCTGGCCCGCGTCGTTCCCGATGGCGCGCATCGACCAGATCATGGTCCGGGGTCTGAAGCCGGAGAGTTCGTGGACCCTCCCGCAGACGGGCAGCGACCATCTGCCGGTCGCGGCCCGTGTGAGGGTCACCACAAGCGGCTCCTGA
- a CDS encoding TetR/AcrR family transcriptional regulator — translation MSLTERHTPHDGPQRGRPRSEAVERAIIEGVMRLLEDGVPLAELSIERVARTAGVGKATIYRRWSGKEELFVDVVRAAEPAALPLPGTSMRDDIVALLEQARQRGLANRSSAILHSVHAQMKSSPKVWAAYHATVVAPRRRLGTEVLRRGRDNGELRTDLDLELLYDLFVGPMLLRSVLHPDDDLPDDLAAQIVDTLLEGLRPVGSEPHRPG, via the coding sequence GTGAGCCTCACCGAACGGCACACCCCGCACGACGGTCCGCAGAGGGGCCGCCCCAGAAGCGAGGCCGTCGAACGCGCCATCATCGAGGGCGTGATGAGGCTCCTGGAGGACGGCGTGCCCCTCGCGGAGCTGTCCATCGAGCGCGTCGCCCGCACCGCCGGCGTCGGCAAGGCCACGATCTACCGCCGCTGGAGCGGCAAGGAGGAACTCTTCGTCGACGTCGTGCGCGCCGCCGAACCCGCCGCTCTCCCGCTCCCCGGCACCTCCATGCGCGACGACATCGTGGCCCTGCTGGAGCAGGCGCGCCAACGGGGTCTGGCCAACCGCTCGTCGGCGATCCTGCACAGCGTGCACGCCCAGATGAAGAGCAGCCCGAAGGTCTGGGCGGCGTACCACGCCACGGTCGTCGCCCCGCGCCGCCGGCTCGGCACGGAGGTCCTGCGCCGCGGCCGGGACAACGGTGAACTGCGCACGGACCTCGACCTCGAACTGCTCTACGACCTGTTCGTCGGCCCGATGCTCCTGCGTTCCGTACTGCACCCGGACGACGACCTCCCCGACGACCTCGCCGCGCAGATCGTCGACACCCTTCTCGAAGGCCTGCGTCCTGTCGGTTCCGAGCCGCACCGGCCCGGGTGA
- the panB gene encoding 3-methyl-2-oxobutanoate hydroxymethyltransferase: MTQLPAAQNAQIKSSDSGKALYGGKGTRRITVRDIAAAKERGEKWPMLTAYDAMTASVFDEAGIPVMLVGDSAGNCHLGYETTVPVTLDEMTMLSAAVVRGTSRALIVGDLPFGSYQEGPVQALRSATRLVKEAGVQAVKLEGGERSHEQIRLLVESGIPVMAHIGLTPQSVNAMGYRVQGRGEEAAQQLLRDAKAVQDAGAFAVVLELVPAELAAEVTRVLHIPTVGIGAGPETDAQVLVWTDMLGLTGGRVPKFVKQYANLREVMGNAVKAFADEVVGGTFPQEENSVH, from the coding sequence ATGACGCAGCTTCCGGCTGCCCAGAATGCTCAGATCAAGAGCTCCGACAGCGGCAAGGCGCTGTACGGGGGCAAGGGCACCCGCCGTATCACCGTGCGCGACATCGCCGCCGCCAAGGAGCGCGGCGAGAAGTGGCCGATGCTCACCGCGTACGACGCGATGACCGCGTCCGTCTTCGACGAGGCCGGCATCCCGGTGATGCTCGTCGGCGACTCGGCGGGCAACTGCCACCTCGGGTACGAGACGACCGTGCCCGTCACCCTCGACGAGATGACGATGCTGTCGGCGGCGGTCGTACGGGGCACCTCGCGTGCCCTGATCGTCGGCGACCTGCCCTTCGGCTCCTACCAGGAGGGTCCGGTGCAGGCGCTGCGCTCGGCGACCCGGCTGGTGAAGGAGGCGGGCGTGCAGGCCGTGAAGCTGGAGGGGGGCGAGCGGTCGCACGAACAGATCCGGCTGCTCGTCGAGTCCGGCATCCCGGTCATGGCGCACATCGGCCTGACCCCGCAGTCGGTCAACGCGATGGGCTACCGCGTGCAGGGGCGGGGCGAGGAGGCGGCCCAGCAGCTGCTGCGGGACGCCAAGGCCGTACAGGACGCGGGCGCGTTCGCGGTGGTCCTGGAGCTGGTTCCCGCGGAGCTGGCCGCCGAGGTGACCCGGGTGCTGCACATCCCGACCGTCGGGATCGGCGCGGGCCCCGAGACCGACGCGCAGGTGCTGGTGTGGACCGACATGCTGGGTCTGACCGGCGGGCGCGTGCCGAAGTTCGTGAAGCAGTACGCCAACCTGCGTGAGGTCATGGGCAACGCGGTGAAGGCGTTCGCCGACGAGGTCGTCGGCGGAACGTTCCCGCAGGAGGAGAACTCCGTCCACTAG
- a CDS encoding ATP-binding cassette domain-containing protein produces the protein MTRIDTRTGGAAVTVRGLVKHYGETKALDGVDLEVREGTVMGVLGPNGAGKTTLVRILSTLLAPDSGQATVAGYDVVRQPRHLRRVIGLTGQYASVDEKLPGWENLYMIGRLLDLPRKEARARADALLERFSLTDAAKRPASTYSGGMRRRLDLAASMIGRPAVLFLDEPTTGLDPRTRNEVWDEVKSMVGDGVTVLLTTQYMEEAEQLASELTVVDKGKVVAGGRIEELKAKVGGRTLRIRPADAVHLRPLAGYLDDLGITGLATTTVDTDSGTLLVPILSDEQLTAVVGAVTSRGITLAAVTTELPSLDEVFLSLTGHRASAPQDTAPAEDREEVAV, from the coding sequence ATGACGCGAATCGACACACGAACCGGCGGCGCCGCTGTCACCGTGCGGGGGCTGGTGAAGCACTACGGGGAGACCAAGGCGCTGGACGGGGTCGACCTGGAGGTGCGGGAGGGCACCGTGATGGGGGTGCTCGGGCCGAACGGGGCCGGGAAGACCACCCTCGTGCGGATCCTGTCCACGCTGCTCGCCCCCGACTCGGGGCAGGCCACGGTGGCCGGGTACGACGTCGTACGGCAGCCGCGGCACCTGCGGCGGGTGATAGGGCTCACCGGGCAGTACGCCTCCGTCGACGAGAAGCTGCCCGGCTGGGAGAACCTGTACATGATCGGCCGACTGCTCGACCTGCCCCGCAAGGAGGCCCGCGCGCGTGCCGACGCGCTGCTGGAGCGGTTCTCGCTGACCGACGCCGCCAAACGGCCCGCCAGCACCTACTCCGGCGGTATGCGGCGGCGGCTGGACCTGGCCGCCTCGATGATCGGGCGGCCGGCCGTCCTCTTCCTCGACGAACCGACCACCGGCCTCGACCCGCGCACCCGCAACGAGGTGTGGGACGAGGTCAAGTCCATGGTCGGCGACGGCGTGACCGTGCTGCTGACCACGCAGTACATGGAGGAGGCCGAGCAGCTCGCCTCCGAGCTGACCGTCGTCGACAAGGGCAAGGTCGTCGCGGGCGGGCGTATCGAGGAGCTCAAGGCCAAGGTCGGCGGGCGGACCCTGCGGATCCGGCCGGCCGACGCCGTGCACCTGCGGCCACTGGCCGGGTACCTGGACGATCTCGGCATCACCGGGCTCGCGACCACCACCGTGGACACCGACTCCGGCACCCTCCTCGTCCCGATCCTCAGCGACGAGCAGCTGACCGCCGTCGTGGGCGCCGTCACGTCCCGCGGCATCACGCTCGCCGCCGTCACCACCGAACTGCCCAGCCTGGACGAGGTGTTCCTGTCCCTCACCGGCCACCGTGCCAGTGCCCCGCAGGACACCGCGCCCGCCGAGGACCGCGAGGAAGTCGCCGTATGA
- a CDS encoding ABC transporter permease, which yields MSATALSTPASTDDARISLRGHLRHTGALVRRNLLWIRQDPESMADALLMPVIFTLLFVFVFGGSIGQALGGGQDQYVQYVIPGMIAMMSMTLSQGVGTGFSQDFNSGVMDRFRSLPIGRGSVLFAKISVELLRMLFATTVLMIVSVAVGFEITNWPGLFAAVALSTAFASSIMWVFLTLGVIMKSAQSVQAMGFLVLFPLQFGSSIFAPTTSMPGWLQAFTDYNPLSTLADAARGLMVGGPVAHDLWVTLGWSVAITAVMAPVAIHKFRTKS from the coding sequence ATGAGTGCCACCGCCCTTTCCACTCCCGCGTCGACCGACGACGCCCGTATCTCACTGCGCGGGCATCTGCGGCACACCGGGGCCCTCGTCCGCCGCAATCTGCTGTGGATCCGCCAGGACCCGGAGTCGATGGCCGACGCACTGCTGATGCCGGTCATCTTCACCCTGCTGTTCGTGTTCGTGTTCGGCGGCTCGATCGGGCAGGCGCTGGGCGGCGGGCAGGACCAGTACGTGCAGTACGTGATCCCCGGCATGATCGCGATGATGAGCATGACGCTGTCCCAGGGCGTCGGCACCGGCTTCAGCCAGGACTTCAACTCCGGTGTCATGGACCGCTTCCGGTCCCTGCCCATCGGGCGCGGCTCGGTGCTGTTCGCGAAGATCTCCGTGGAACTGCTGCGGATGCTGTTCGCGACCACCGTGCTGATGATCGTCTCCGTGGCGGTCGGGTTCGAGATCACCAACTGGCCCGGGCTGTTCGCGGCCGTGGCGCTGTCCACGGCGTTCGCCTCGTCGATCATGTGGGTGTTCCTCACCCTGGGCGTGATCATGAAGAGCGCGCAGTCCGTACAGGCGATGGGCTTCCTGGTGCTGTTCCCGCTCCAGTTCGGCTCGTCGATCTTCGCGCCGACGACGTCGATGCCGGGCTGGCTGCAGGCCTTCACCGACTACAACCCGCTGTCCACGCTCGCGGACGCCGCGCGCGGTCTGATGGTGGGCGGGCCGGTCGCGCACGACCTGTGGGTGACGCTCGGCTGGTCGGTGGCCATCACGGCCGTGATGGCGCCCGTCGCGATCCACAAGTTCCGGACCAAGAGCTGA
- a CDS encoding BTAD domain-containing putative transcriptional regulator translates to MHYRILGTTQALRSDGTVVPVGGARLRALLTVLALRAGRTVPVGLLVDEVWGGQPPADAPAALQALVGRLRRALGADAVASVDGGYRLTALPDDVDLHRFERLAGEGLRALADGDAAKAAVVLDDALALWRGPALADLPDRTAEAARCDTRRLDVLRARHTAALALGRAEQALPELTALCDGHPLDESLQTLRLRALRDAGRAAEALDAYEDLRQLLADRLGVDPGPELRALHAELLSPGDAPVPVPVAGAPGRSAGNLRARLTSFIGRETDIETIRADLAAARLVTLLGPGGAGKTRLSQETAETVREAMTGGVWLAELAPVDDPDAVPEAVLTAVGARETVLYGAGAEGIRAAVADRLDDPVERLAEHCSRPRMLLILDNCEHVADAAARLTEELLASCPDLTVLATSREPLGVPGELVRPVEPLPEPVALRLLADRGAAARPGFRIEDDPEACAEICRRLDGLPLAIELAAARLRMLTPRQIADRLDDRFRLLTSGSRTVLPRQQTLRAVVDWSWDLLDEDERDVLRRLSVFAGGCDLPAAEAVCGPAALEALGSLVDRSLVVAAPPGESADGEMRYRLLETVAEYAAERLDESGQRADAERAHLTYFRELARLTDPLLRGPGQLAAIHRLEREYENLRTALRHAVALRDEQEALCLALSLVWYWQMRDLRIEARNWCREVMALGPDPFTEPVRPATAVWQRCTDAPPPMTGEVLWEARRGIHLAHLACMDTELDAWQNPRSQEKLRTIARTYEPGLPQNCRLPGLLWFFAVMLTGDMDRLRVIIDTSIRTCRRTPGFDWELASGLQMRANFLANRTDWAGDAARDADESLEIYRRLGDAWGTAEALSARAEAHERKGDHALAAADYEAAIAHAEHLGARAQAAVLGARLGNALLEAGEGERGERLLREVIAQREDSHSEAMPAARLFLAGRLGMTGRIPEAREELRRLRKDFRIAHFIVFDAFILGAEAWLDAAEGRYEECLDLIRKALERADDPLSAAITPHMRSGYLVIGAWALAGLDGGRRAVDAARCLGAFDALLPPGHVARLQERATREQAERHARASLGDPVYEAAYAEGGGLSLEEAVALV, encoded by the coding sequence GTGCACTACCGCATCCTCGGCACCACGCAGGCGCTCCGCAGCGACGGGACGGTCGTTCCGGTCGGTGGGGCGCGGCTGCGCGCGTTGCTGACCGTGCTCGCGCTGCGGGCAGGACGGACCGTGCCCGTGGGGCTGCTCGTCGACGAGGTGTGGGGCGGGCAGCCGCCCGCTGACGCGCCGGCGGCGCTGCAGGCGCTGGTCGGGCGGTTGCGCAGGGCGCTCGGGGCGGACGCGGTCGCCTCCGTCGACGGCGGGTACCGGCTCACGGCGCTGCCCGACGACGTCGACCTGCACCGGTTCGAGCGGTTGGCCGGCGAGGGTCTGCGGGCGCTGGCCGACGGCGACGCCGCCAAGGCCGCCGTGGTCCTCGACGACGCGCTCGCCCTGTGGCGGGGCCCCGCCCTCGCCGACCTGCCCGACCGCACCGCCGAGGCGGCCCGCTGTGACACCCGCCGCCTGGACGTGCTGCGCGCCCGCCACACCGCCGCCCTCGCCCTCGGCCGGGCCGAGCAGGCCCTGCCGGAACTGACCGCCCTGTGTGACGGCCATCCCCTGGACGAGTCCCTCCAGACCCTGCGCCTGCGCGCCCTGCGGGATGCCGGCCGTGCGGCGGAGGCGCTGGACGCCTACGAGGACCTCCGGCAGTTGCTCGCCGACCGCCTCGGCGTCGACCCGGGGCCGGAACTGCGTGCCCTGCACGCGGAGTTGCTCAGCCCGGGGGACGCGCCCGTACCCGTGCCCGTCGCCGGGGCGCCGGGCAGGTCCGCCGGCAACCTCCGCGCCCGCCTCACCTCCTTCATCGGCCGGGAAACCGACATCGAGACCATCCGCGCAGATCTCGCGGCGGCCCGGCTGGTCACCCTGCTCGGACCCGGCGGCGCCGGGAAGACCCGCCTGTCGCAGGAAACCGCGGAGACCGTGCGCGAGGCCATGACCGGAGGCGTGTGGCTGGCCGAACTCGCCCCCGTCGACGACCCCGACGCCGTACCGGAGGCCGTACTCACCGCCGTCGGCGCCCGCGAGACCGTGCTGTACGGTGCCGGCGCCGAGGGCATCCGGGCCGCCGTCGCCGACCGGCTCGACGACCCCGTGGAGCGGCTCGCCGAGCACTGCTCCCGGCCCCGCATGCTGCTGATCCTCGACAACTGCGAGCACGTCGCCGACGCCGCCGCCCGGCTCACCGAGGAGCTGCTGGCCAGCTGCCCGGACCTCACCGTCCTGGCCACCAGCCGCGAACCCCTCGGAGTACCGGGGGAACTGGTGCGCCCGGTGGAGCCGCTGCCCGAGCCGGTCGCGCTGCGCCTGCTCGCCGACCGGGGCGCGGCGGCCAGGCCCGGCTTCCGGATCGAGGACGACCCCGAGGCGTGCGCCGAGATCTGCCGGCGCCTGGACGGCCTGCCGCTGGCCATCGAACTGGCCGCCGCCCGGCTGCGGATGCTCACCCCCCGCCAGATCGCCGACCGGCTGGACGACCGCTTCCGTCTCCTCACCTCCGGCAGCCGCACCGTCCTGCCCCGCCAGCAGACCCTCAGAGCCGTCGTCGACTGGTCCTGGGACCTGCTCGACGAGGACGAACGCGACGTCCTGCGGCGGCTGTCGGTGTTCGCCGGCGGCTGCGACCTGCCCGCCGCCGAGGCCGTGTGCGGACCGGCCGCCCTGGAGGCGCTCGGCTCCCTCGTCGACCGCTCCCTGGTCGTGGCCGCCCCGCCCGGCGAATCGGCCGACGGGGAGATGCGCTACCGGCTCCTGGAAACGGTCGCCGAATACGCCGCCGAACGGCTGGACGAGTCCGGGCAGCGCGCCGACGCCGAACGCGCCCACCTGACGTACTTCCGCGAACTCGCCCGCCTCACCGACCCGTTGCTGCGCGGCCCGGGCCAGCTCGCCGCCATCCACCGGCTGGAGCGCGAGTACGAGAACCTGCGCACCGCGCTGCGGCACGCCGTCGCCCTGCGCGACGAGCAGGAGGCGCTGTGCCTGGCGCTGTCCCTCGTCTGGTACTGGCAGATGCGCGACCTGCGCATCGAGGCGCGCAACTGGTGCCGCGAGGTCATGGCGCTCGGCCCCGACCCCTTCACCGAGCCCGTCCGCCCCGCCACCGCGGTGTGGCAGCGCTGCACCGACGCCCCGCCCCCGATGACCGGCGAGGTCCTGTGGGAGGCCCGGCGCGGGATCCACCTGGCCCATCTCGCCTGCATGGACACCGAGCTGGACGCCTGGCAGAACCCGCGGTCCCAGGAGAAGCTGCGCACCATCGCCCGGACCTACGAGCCCGGCCTGCCGCAGAACTGCCGCCTTCCAGGCCTGCTCTGGTTCTTCGCCGTGATGCTCACCGGCGACATGGACCGCTTGCGCGTCATCATCGACACCTCCATCCGGACCTGCCGCCGGACCCCGGGCTTCGACTGGGAGCTGGCCTCCGGCCTCCAGATGCGGGCCAACTTCCTCGCCAACCGCACCGACTGGGCGGGCGACGCCGCGCGTGACGCCGACGAGTCGCTGGAGATCTACCGGCGCCTCGGCGACGCCTGGGGCACCGCCGAGGCCCTCTCCGCCCGCGCCGAGGCCCACGAACGCAAGGGCGACCACGCCCTGGCCGCCGCCGACTACGAGGCGGCCATCGCCCACGCCGAGCACCTCGGCGCCCGTGCCCAGGCAGCCGTCCTCGGCGCCCGGCTCGGCAACGCCCTGCTGGAGGCCGGCGAGGGCGAACGCGGCGAGCGGCTGCTGCGCGAGGTGATCGCCCAGCGCGAGGACTCGCACAGCGAGGCCATGCCCGCCGCCCGGCTGTTCCTCGCCGGCCGGCTCGGCATGACAGGCCGCATCCCCGAGGCCCGCGAGGAACTGCGGCGGCTGCGCAAGGACTTCCGTATCGCCCACTTCATCGTCTTCGACGCGTTCATCCTCGGCGCGGAGGCCTGGCTGGACGCCGCGGAGGGACGGTACGAGGAGTGCCTGGACCTGATCCGCAAGGCGCTTGAGCGGGCCGACGATCCGCTGTCCGCGGCCATCACGCCCCATATGCGCTCGGGGTACCTGGTCATCGGCGCCTGGGCCCTGGCCGGCCTGGACGGCGGGCGGCGTGCCGTGGACGCGGCCCGCTGCCTGGGCGCCTTCGACGCCCTGCTGCCGCCCGGCCATGTCGCCCGGCTGCAGGAGCGCGCGACCCGTGAGCAGGCGGAGCGGCACGCCCGGGCGTCGCTCGGCGACCCGGTGTACGAGGCCGCGTACGCCGAGGGCGGCGGCCTCTCCCTCGAAGAGGCCGTCGCCCTCGTCTGA
- a CDS encoding DUF6578 domain-containing protein, which translates to MGLWHVFYADWQMECCGTPFSVGDEVSWPLLLLDADDVFGGGWHDQLTEVAGPVEDVGGVRMVREETGLPVALGADPDAEEDRRPEPGERTRSVGLLSVERHGARWPQAGGRVRAVQVLTQAWAETAPGSRCYEPVAGQRGLRGVDRCPKWFTKTESETEVEPAADGRGRRSRESGVVVTLDVPGTDSRLSHAVRGARGIPQRGAEPGAETRGIPAADLAVLLESLSTPARRGRSAAGRPTDPKPVARGRADERP; encoded by the coding sequence ATGGGGCTGTGGCACGTGTTCTACGCGGACTGGCAGATGGAGTGCTGCGGCACGCCGTTCTCGGTGGGGGACGAGGTGAGCTGGCCCCTGCTGCTCCTCGACGCGGACGACGTGTTCGGCGGCGGCTGGCACGACCAGCTCACCGAGGTCGCCGGGCCGGTGGAGGACGTGGGCGGCGTGCGGATGGTGCGGGAGGAGACGGGCCTTCCGGTGGCTCTGGGGGCGGACCCGGACGCCGAGGAGGACCGGCGCCCTGAGCCGGGGGAGCGGACCAGGTCGGTAGGGCTGCTGTCCGTCGAGCGGCACGGCGCGCGGTGGCCCCAGGCCGGCGGGCGGGTGCGGGCCGTGCAGGTGCTGACCCAGGCCTGGGCCGAGACCGCGCCCGGATCGCGCTGCTACGAGCCGGTGGCGGGGCAGCGCGGGCTTCGGGGGGTGGACCGGTGCCCCAAGTGGTTCACGAAGACCGAGAGCGAGACCGAGGTGGAGCCGGCAGCCGACGGGCGGGGACGGCGATCGCGCGAGTCGGGGGTGGTGGTGACCCTGGACGTGCCGGGCACGGACTCCCGGCTCTCCCACGCCGTCCGCGGGGCCCGGGGCATCCCCCAGCGGGGCGCGGAACCCGGCGCGGAGACGCGGGGCATCCCGGCGGCGGATCTGGCGGTTCTGCTGGAGAGCCTGAGCACCCCGGCGAGACGAGGCCGGTCCGCCGCCGGGCGGCCGACGGACCCGAAGCCCGTCGCACGAGGCAGAGCAGACGAAAGACCGTGA
- a CDS encoding site-2 protease family protein, whose product MTTATTRHSERRISPVFVGILAVTAVTGWATWTGFAEQPGVAVFLFVTTAWIVSLCLHEYAHARTALHSGDISVGEKGYLTLNPLKYTHALLSIVLPVIFVIMGGIGLPGGAVFIERGRIRGRWKHSLISAAGPLTNVLFAVVCTAPFWLDALDGVPNDFRFALAFLALLQVTAALLNFLPVPGLDGYGVIEPWLSYGIRRQVEPFAPFGLLFVFALLWLPAVNGVFFDVIDTILKSLGISDFETYCGQELYRFWQGSNEFCSAAP is encoded by the coding sequence ATGACCACCGCCACCACCCGCCACAGCGAGCGGCGGATCAGTCCCGTGTTCGTCGGGATCCTCGCCGTGACGGCGGTCACGGGATGGGCGACCTGGACCGGGTTCGCCGAGCAGCCCGGCGTCGCCGTGTTCCTGTTCGTGACGACGGCGTGGATCGTCTCGCTGTGTCTGCACGAGTACGCGCACGCGCGCACCGCCCTGCACAGCGGCGACATCTCGGTCGGCGAGAAGGGCTATCTGACCCTGAACCCGCTGAAGTACACGCACGCCCTGCTGAGCATCGTGCTGCCGGTGATCTTCGTGATCATGGGCGGGATCGGTCTCCCCGGCGGCGCGGTGTTCATCGAGCGGGGGCGGATCCGGGGCCGCTGGAAGCACAGCCTGATCTCGGCGGCGGGCCCGCTGACGAACGTGCTGTTCGCCGTCGTCTGCACCGCCCCGTTCTGGCTGGACGCGCTGGACGGCGTACCGAACGACTTCCGGTTCGCGCTGGCCTTCCTCGCGCTGCTCCAGGTGACGGCCGCGCTGCTGAACTTCCTGCCGGTGCCGGGCCTGGACGGCTACGGCGTGATCGAGCCCTGGCTGTCGTACGGCATCCGGCGCCAGGTGGAGCCGTTCGCGCCGTTCGGCCTGCTCTTCGTGTTCGCGCTGCTGTGGCTGCCGGCGGTGAACGGTGTCTTCTTCGACGTGATCGACACGATCCTGAAGTCCCTCGGGATCAGCGACTTCGAGACGTACTGCGGTCAGGAGCTCTACCGCTTCTGGCAGGGTTCGAACGAGTTCTGCTCGGCGGCTCCCTGA